GACCGTATGGGTAGTTGGTGCCTTTTTTCATCGCGATATCAATATCAGTAGCCGTTGCTGTTTTTTCCATCAGAGTAAAGGCTGCCTCGTTGATAATGAGTGTTAAAATGCGCGGGAATACGAGACCTACCTCGTCGTTTACGGTTTCCGTCTCTTTCCCGAGCGATTGAAAGAAGCCTTCTGTTGCTTGAATCGTATTCAGCTCCGTTTGCAGAGCAGGGGCAATCTCGATCAGCTCCCGTTCGACCAAGGGCACGAGCGTTCCAAATCCGCAAACGCGTTCAGGATGTTGTGTCCAGGACGCTACTTCTGTCGCTGTAATCGCGAGCGAAGTCGTGATGATCGGTACGTTTGGTGGCAATAGGTCATCCAGCTCGCGTACCTGCCTCTTTTTCGCCTGCATATCCACGCTATTTACTTCCACAGCCAATTCAACCAGCTCAGGTTCCGCCATTGCTTCTGCAAGCGTAAGCACCTGGTAGCCTCTTTCCACCATCAATTGATTCAACTCTGCGTACAGCGGGCTTGTGCCCACGAGCAATACAGCCTTATTTGTTGTAGTCATAGAAGCCTTCCCCCGTCTTTCTGCCCAAGCTACCGGATTGAACCATTTGTTGCTGAATCCGGCTAGGCTTAAATCGTCCTTCATGGAAGAAGTCGGTATAGACCGATTTGGTGGTGGCAAAATTGATGTCGATGCCAATCATGTCTTGCAGCTCAAACGGTCCCATTTTGAATCCGCCAGCCAGCTTCATGATGCGGTCAATCTGCTCCACACCTGCCACATGATCGCCCAGGATGCGCAATGCTTCATTATAATAAGGACGCGCGATGCGATTGACGATAAAGCCAGGGGTGTCCGTCACCAGAACAGGCACCTTGCCCAACTCTTGCGCAAATCGATACGCCATCTCCACATTTTCCTCGCTCGATTTTTTCCCGCGAATAACCTCAACCAAAGGCATGACAGGTGCGGGATTGAAAAAATGAAAGCCAAGAATGCGCTCGGGATGCGAAAGCCCTCCTGCAATCTCCGTAATCGAGATGGAGGAAGTATTCGTTAGTAAAAGGGCATCCTCTCTGCAAATCCCAGAAAGCTGGCTGAAAATGCTTTTTTTCAAATCAAGACGCTCTGGCACCGCTTCGATGACGATATCGCAGTCTGCCAACTGCTCCATTTCCGAAACGAGATGGACCAGCTCTAGCGTCTCTGTCATTTCTTGCTCGCTGATTTTGTTTTTCTCCACGTCTTTTGTCAGGATCGATTCCAAATAGACAAGGGCTTTGTCCAGCACCGCCTGATTTGCATCCAGCAGCATGACCTGATGTCCTTTTCGAGCGCATACGAGAGCGATCCCCGCTCCCATCGTTCCCGCCCCGATGACGCCTACTGTTTTTATACTCACTTGGGCTTGCCTCCCTTCGCCTCTAACGGCCTGTAAAACGAGGCGCACGTTTTTCCATGAAAGCGGTGACCCCTTCTTTATGATCCTCTGTGCTGCCAGCCGCCTCTTGTGCAAAAGCTTCATATTCCAAGGTCTCTTCCAACCCCATCTCAAGCCCTTTGTACATCGTGCGCTTGATCAAACCAATGCCCTTCGTCGGCAGTGACGCCAGCTTGCGCGCATACGCCAGCGCATCCTCCATGAAGCTCTCCGCAGGGTACACCTGATTGACCAATCCAATTCGCAGTGCTTCCTCAGCAGTAACCTTTTCCCCCGTCATCGCCAGCTCCAACGCCTTGCCGATCCCGACGATGCGCGGCAAGAAGTAGCAGCCCCCTGAATCAGGAACGAGCCCGATGTTCACGAAGGCATTGACGAAGGATGCCTTTTCCGATGCCAGACGAATATCGCACGCCAGCGCAACACTCATGCCTGCACCTGCTGCTACACCATTAACCGCTGCGATGATTGGCTTCTCTGTTTTTTGAAACTGGAGGATCATTGGATTATAGCGATCCCTCAAGAAAGCCCCGTAATCCACGTCTCCTCCTCCAGCAACGTCACTGAGATCCTGACCCGCATTGAACGCCTTCCCTGCTCCGGTAAGAACGATGCAACGCACGTCCGCATCCTTCTGTGCTTGCTTCAACGCATCAGTGATTTCCTTGTTCATGACGGCTGTAAACGCATTGAATTTGTCCGGACGGTTCAAGGTCACTACTGCTATGCCTTCTGACACTTCATAAAGAATCGTTTCGTACATGGCCGCCTCCTAATGTCCCATAAAACGGGGTTTGCGCTTCTCCAGAAATGCTTGCATGCCTTCTTTTCGATCTTCGCTTGCCAAAAGAAGATAAAAGCTGTTTCGCTCGTAATCCATTCCCTCTTGAAGAGCGAGATCACCAGCTTTGTACACGGATTTTTTGATGACCTGTACCGCGAGCGGCGGCTGCTGGGCGATTTGCTTCGCCAGCTTGAGCGCTTCCTGATAGTACGCTTCTACTGGCACTACCCGATTGACCAATCCGTATTTCAACGCTTCTTTGGCCGAAATCGGTTCACCTGTGAGCAGCATCTCCAGTGCTTTTCGTTCACCTACCACACGCGTCAGACGCTGTGTACCACCAGCCCCAGGCATGACTCCCAGCTTGATTTCAGGTTGGCCAATGACGGCTGTCTCCGAAGCGATCACAATGTCACAGTTCATCATTAATTCACAGCCACCACCGAGCACAAAGCCGCTGACGGCACCAATGATCGGCTTGGAGATGAGTGAGATGCGATCCCAAACCGCAAACTGATTGCGCTTCATGATGTCGATGGCTGATGCTTCCACCATTTCATTAATGTCGGCACCCGCTGCGAACGCCCTCGCGTTTCCAGTCAGGATGATCACCCGTATATCCGGGTCGCGGTCCATTTGCTCCAGCTGGTCAACCAATTCGTCGATGAGCTGCAAATTCAGCGCGTTTAGAATCTTCGGCCGATTCAACGTAATGATACCGACACCATCTTCACTGGCTACGCTAATATATTCATAGGCCATGAACTGTCACACCCTTTTTTTACAGGAGTTGGTTTAGATCGCTGCCTGAGATTTGTTTCGATTATCTACGACTCGTATCGCTTTGCCTTCGCTACGCGTCAAGGAACTTGGCGGTTGCACCCGCAGCACCACGGACACACCTAACGTATTTTTGATGTGATGGCAAATTTCTTTCACCAATGACGAGAGAGCAGAGCTGTCATTTTCACTGAGCTCTTTTGCATATGCTGGTGTCAGCTCGCAGTGCACCTCAAAACGGTCGAGGGCACCGTCGCGCTCAATGACGACCTGATAGTGTGGAGCCAATTGATTGAACGTAAGCAGAACGGACTCGATCTCTGTCGGGAACACATTGACTCCGCGAATAATGAGCATGTCATCTACACGCCCTTTGATGCGCGACATCCGCATGGTTGTCCTTCCGCACTTACAGGGCTCAGGATTGAGGGACGCGATATCACCCGTACGATAGCGGACAACCGGGAATGCTTCTTTCGTCAGCGACGTAAATACGAGCTCGCCCTCTTGTCCGTATGGAAGCACTTCTCCGGTATTCGGATCGATAATTTCTGCGTAGAAATGGTCTTCTGCGATATGTAGGCCATCCTGCGCCTCCTGACATTCAATGGAAACGCCTGGCCCCATCACTTCGCTCAGACCGTAAATGTCCACGGCTTTAATGTCGAGCTCTTGCTCCAGCTGCACGCGCATTTCTTCCGACCACGGCTCCGCACCAAAAATCCCGTATTTGACACTCGTCTCACGTGGATCGATTCCTTGCTTTTTCATCTCTTCCACGATGTTGAGGACATAGGATGGCGTTGCTGCAATACCACGTGGCTTGAAGTCCTCGATCAACGTAATTTGACGGGAGGTATTGCCGCCGGATACTGGCACTGCGACTGCGCCCATATGCTCGATGCCATTGTGCAGACCCAAACCGCCTGTAAAAAGACCGTAGCCATACGCGTTATGGAAAATGTCCCCTGGCTCTCCACCCGCACAGCAAATGGCGCGGGCCACGATCTCCGCCCAATTCTCCAAGTCTTTTTTGGTGTAGCCGACAACGGTCGGTTTTCCCTTTGTTCCGGAAGAACCATGAATGCGTGCTACTTCCTTCATTTCAACCGCAAACAGATTGAATGGATAATTTTCTCGCAAATCAGTCTTTTTCATAAAGGGAAGCTTCTGTATGTCTTCGATCGATTGGATGTTTTCTGGTTTCACACCAGCCTCATTGAATGCTTTTGTGTGGAAAGGAACGCGCTCGTATACGCGTTTAACCGTTTCTTTCAAGCGTGCCAGTTGCAGTTCCGTCATTTTCTCTCTTGGTAGCGTTTCCATTTCTGTGTTAAAAATCATGTCGCTTCCCTCATTCCCTTGCGTTATGACTCGGTATGGAGTGCTTATTTGAAAATGTTACTCGCCTTTAAAAACTGGTTTTCTCTTTTCGCGAAAGGCTTCCAATGCTTCCAGACGATCTGTCGTGGGAATAATCACTTCATAGCACATGGTTTCGATATCTAGACCTGTCTGTAAATCAACACTGCTTCCGCGATCAATAGCTGACTTTGCCTGATAAACCGCCAACGGAGCATTTGCCAAAATCTCGTTTGCCAGCCCTATTGCCAGCTCACGCAGCTCCTCTGTATCTTTTGCAACAGCATTTACAAAACCGATATGATACGCTTCCTGCGCTTGTATGCGCCTGGCAGTCAGGATCAGCTCCTTTGCCTTGGAAGGTCCGACTAAGCGAGACAACCGCTGCGTACCACCCGCACCAGGAATGATGCCCAAGCTCACCTCTGTCAGTCCCATTTTGGCATCTGCGACGGCATAGCGGAAATCACAGGCCAGCGCAAGCTCAAATCCCCCGCCAAAAGCAAATCCGTTGATCATGGCAATCGTCGGCTGCGGAAGCCTCTCCAACGCAGTAAATACATCGCGGATTTTGCGGACATTGCGGCGCACCTGCTGTTCCGTCAGTGTACGGCGCTCCTTCAAATCTGCCCCTGCACTAAATGCTCGCCCTTCTGCCTTCACGATAACCACGCGAATCTCTTTTGCATCCAAACGCACCTGCTCAATCAAGCTTCCCAGGCGCTCCAATGTATCGTAGTTCAGCGCATTCAGCTCATCTGGACGATTTAATGTAATCAGTCCTATATGTCCTTCACGTTCAAAGCGAACGCTCTCTTCCATCATCAACGTCCTCCTTGTGTAGGCGGGTTCACCCGTGCATACGTGCCGGTAGCAAAAGCCACAAGCTTGCCATCACAAGTCACGCGTGCTTCCATCACGATCAGGCTTTTTCCTTGTTTCAATACATGAGATTGTGCCTCGAGTACCTCACCGCGTGCAGGGTGGAGGTATTGAATCTTGCTCTCCACCGTCACACATTGCTGTACACCATCCACATGGGGTGCTGCCCCATGCCCCATCGCCACATCGGCTAATGTCGCCGTAACGCCTCCGTGTACGACACCTTCGATGCTATTGAATAGCTCGGGGCGAATTTTCAGTGCTACCTTACAGCCCTGTTCATCTCGGTGAACGACTTCTATGCCCAGGTAGTGGTTGAATCGATTACGGATCTCCACTGACATCTTTGCCCCCTTTCTCGTATCGTCTTGAAACAGTGAAAGGAGCCTAAGCACGTGGCTTTTGGCATCCTTTCTCCGGTTTATTTTCGCTGTCAGTTATTCGTTTCCCTCGATTTCGACGAAGTAATCACTTTTCCGGTACGCCAGTGCATCCAGTGTCGCTACCAAGCCATGCTCCGTTTCTACACGGATGCGGTACCAGGCTGTGCGATTGTTTTTCTTCTCTTCGGTCGCAGTTGCCACCAAGCGATTTCCTTTCATGGCAGCAGCCAAAAATCCGATATTCATCGACAGTGCTACAGATGTTTTGCCATAGGAATTACAAGCCGCTGCAAAAACAAAGTCTGCCAGAGAGAAGATGATTGCGCCATGCGCGGTGCCGTGGGCATTCAGCATATGCTCGGCAACCGTGACTTCCGCAGTCGCCGTTCCTTCTCCCAGCTCAATCAGCTTGATGCCCAAAAATTGAGCAAATGGATCTTGCTTTAGCTTCTCGCAAATCTCTGCGTAATGCTTCTGATGGAGCGCTTGTTCGTCTATCAATCTTTTCGTGGTCATGATTAAACTACTTCTGCAAAATGCATGGACACAATGGGTCCAGCGAAGCCACGGAGGTCTTTTCCTGCTGCGCGGCCTTCAGAAGATGACAACGCTTCCGTCAAAGCTTCTTTTGATTCAAAGTACATTTCTGCCATCAGATGCAGGTCAGATTCTCCCATTGGTGTTCCGTAGATTTTGCTTACTTCCATTTTGATTAAGCCAGGCATTTTTTCTGCCAATGGGCCATGTACCTCGAAATAATGCTTGTCAAAAGCATCGATATCTTCGGGCTTGCGATAAATTGCTACCAATTTCACCATCATGATCCCTGCTTTCCTCAGATTATAGTTGCAATGTGTGACGACTAATTCATATAACGTTATTTTAACGCATGTTAATATTTTTATTATATAAAGCCTTTGTGACAGGTGCAAGTATTTTTCAAAAAGCGCGAAAACTCCGTCTGCTCTTACTCCCCCCTTCTCTTCATGTTTATGACTGGCAAAAGGCTGACAGAATATGCTTCGATGGGGTGTCTTCCAACTTTTGTGGTCGTGGGAAGCCCTGCCACATGTTTTCCAGTCGCCTGTATCCTCACTGCGTTCGGGCGGTCTCCTTCCAAACATGTGACAGGACTTTCGAACAGCTGTGGTTGCCTTTGATTATTCAAAACATTTGTTAGGGAATTTCAAGGAGTCCTTTTTCGGAATTTAATAAAAGCCGCGTGGGAAGAAGCGAATTTCCAGTCCAAGCGCCTCTGGAGCCCTACCCAGCGGAGGGATGAATGGCGGGAATGGTTTTAGCTTCAACCTCTGCTACCCCTTCTTCGAGACTGCTACTTTTGAAGCGTTCCCGACATTCATTCCAGAGCGGACAGTGAATCCCCCTTGCGGGGCGTAGGCCGAAGCGTAGACTGGAAATTCGCTTCTTCCCCTCCCCAACAGCCACTTAATAAAACAAATACACAAAAAAAGAGGACAGACCCAATGTCTGTCCTCTCTCGCATCGCTCCACTTTCTAGACCCAGACCCAGAAAATAAAGACGATGATCGCCATCATAATTACAAACAATCCTGCGAAAATACTGATCCGTGCAAACTCATGACCTTTTTGATCCATGTGCATCCAGACATACAGCTGGAAGAACGCTTGAACAAAGGCCAGTGCTACGATGAATGGTACGGTAAAACCTGATGGAATTGCTTCATACGCCACTGCAATGAATGCCAGTGCGGTCAATACGAGAGATCCGATGAAAGCAACAAGGTGTCTTTTCGGACCTTCGTGCTTCACTTTCGGTTTGCGTACCTCTTCATTATGAGCTTGTGCTCCCATAGATTATCCCACCTTTCCACCGATCATACCCATGAGATATACCACGGTAAAGATGAATACCCATACAACGTCGATAAAGTGCCAGTACAGACATGCCAGGTAGAACTTCGGCGCAGTTACTACCGTTAGGCCCTTTTTCGTCGCAGATAGTTGCAAAAGGGTGATCCAGCAAATCCCGAACGCTACGTGAGCTCCGTGGAATCCAACCAATGTATAGAAGGCAGATGAAAATGCACTCGTTGACATTTTCAGTCCTTCATTTACATAGTGTACAAACTCGTAAATCTCCAAAGCAAGGAAGCCGAGACCGAGTATTACTGTGATAGTCAGCCATAGCTGAATCTTCTTGAGGTCTTTCCTGTGAAGAGCCAGTGTAGCCATAACACTTGTCATCGAGCTGGTAAGCAAGAGAAGTGTGGCCACTGCAACGAGATTCATGTCAAACAACGCTTGGGACGTTGGTCCACCATTTGCTTGATCACGAAGAGCGATAAATGTTGCAAACAAGGAACCGAAGAGAACTGTCTCCCCACCGAGGAAGAGCCAGAAGCCAAGAACCTTATTCTTACCTTCAAGGGTGGCTTTTTCCGGTTCGTCAGGCAATACTGCATGTGCGTGATGGTTAGCCATTAAGCCTTTACCCCTTTCTCTTCGAGTTCATCTTCATGAATGTGATAGCCTGGATCGTCTTTCACTGAACGGGTAAACATGCAGGACAGTGTAGCGAGTATTCCAATGACTACAACCACATAGTTGTGGTAGATAAAGCCATAGCCTGCCACGAACAATCCGAGAGACATCAGGAATGGCAAGAACGATGGCGATGGCATGTGAATGTCGCCAATAGGCTCCGCAGGCGTCATGCCTTTGTTACCAGCCATTTTCTCAACCCACAACGCATCCAAACCGCGAACGAGAGGCGTTTGAACGAAGTTGTACTCCGGCGGCGGCGAAGGAATCGCCCATTCGAGTGAACGTCCATCCCAAGGATCTGCAGGAGCGCGTTTGGAGCTCTTCGCTGCAACGACTACGTTGATCACGAATAGGATGGTACCGATCGTCATACCAA
The window above is part of the Brevibacillus brevis NBRC 100599 genome. Proteins encoded here:
- a CDS encoding PaaI family thioesterase, whose translation is MTTKRLIDEQALHQKHYAEICEKLKQDPFAQFLGIKLIELGEGTATAEVTVAEHMLNAHGTAHGAIIFSLADFVFAAACNSYGKTSVALSMNIGFLAAAMKGNRLVATATEEKKNNRTAWYRIRVETEHGLVATLDALAYRKSDYFVEIEGNE
- a CDS encoding enoyl-CoA hydratase-related protein yields the protein MMEESVRFEREGHIGLITLNRPDELNALNYDTLERLGSLIEQVRLDAKEIRVVIVKAEGRAFSAGADLKERRTLTEQQVRRNVRKIRDVFTALERLPQPTIAMINGFAFGGGFELALACDFRYAVADAKMGLTEVSLGIIPGAGGTQRLSRLVGPSKAKELILTARRIQAQEAYHIGFVNAVAKDTEELRELAIGLANEILANAPLAVYQAKSAIDRGSSVDLQTGLDIETMCYEVIIPTTDRLEALEAFREKRKPVFKGE
- a CDS encoding 3-hydroxyacyl-CoA dehydrogenase family protein — its product is MTTTNKAVLLVGTSPLYAELNQLMVERGYQVLTLAEAMAEPELVELAVEVNSVDMQAKKRQVRELDDLLPPNVPIITTSLAITATEVASWTQHPERVCGFGTLVPLVERELIEIAPALQTELNTIQATEGFFQSLGKETETVNDEVGLVFPRILTLIINEAAFTLMEKTATATDIDIAMKKGTNYPYGPLEWADRVGLDEIFAISRGLQRDLAEERYRTAPLLRKLVLAGRVGVRSGQGFYTYEEKVGVEA
- a CDS encoding PaaI family thioesterase; protein product: MSVEIRNRFNHYLGIEVVHRDEQGCKVALKIRPELFNSIEGVVHGGVTATLADVAMGHGAAPHVDGVQQCVTVESKIQYLHPARGEVLEAQSHVLKQGKSLIVMEARVTCDGKLVAFATGTYARVNPPTQGGR
- a CDS encoding enoyl-CoA hydratase-related protein, coding for MAYEYISVASEDGVGIITLNRPKILNALNLQLIDELVDQLEQMDRDPDIRVIILTGNARAFAAGADINEMVEASAIDIMKRNQFAVWDRISLISKPIIGAVSGFVLGGGCELMMNCDIVIASETAVIGQPEIKLGVMPGAGGTQRLTRVVGERKALEMLLTGEPISAKEALKYGLVNRVVPVEAYYQEALKLAKQIAQQPPLAVQVIKKSVYKAGDLALQEGMDYERNSFYLLLASEDRKEGMQAFLEKRKPRFMGH
- a CDS encoding cytochrome C oxidase subunit IV family protein, producing MGAQAHNEEVRKPKVKHEGPKRHLVAFIGSLVLTALAFIAVAYEAIPSGFTVPFIVALAFVQAFFQLYVWMHMDQKGHEFARISIFAGLFVIMMAIIVFIFWVWV
- a CDS encoding cytochrome c oxidase subunit 3, with product MANHHAHAVLPDEPEKATLEGKNKVLGFWLFLGGETVLFGSLFATFIALRDQANGGPTSQALFDMNLVAVATLLLLTSSMTSVMATLALHRKDLKKIQLWLTITVILGLGFLALEIYEFVHYVNEGLKMSTSAFSSAFYTLVGFHGAHVAFGICWITLLQLSATKKGLTVVTAPKFYLACLYWHFIDVVWVFIFTVVYLMGMIGGKVG
- the paaK gene encoding phenylacetate--CoA ligase PaaK, with the translated sequence MIFNTEMETLPREKMTELQLARLKETVKRVYERVPFHTKAFNEAGVKPENIQSIEDIQKLPFMKKTDLRENYPFNLFAVEMKEVARIHGSSGTKGKPTVVGYTKKDLENWAEIVARAICCAGGEPGDIFHNAYGYGLFTGGLGLHNGIEHMGAVAVPVSGGNTSRQITLIEDFKPRGIAATPSYVLNIVEEMKKQGIDPRETSVKYGIFGAEPWSEEMRVQLEQELDIKAVDIYGLSEVMGPGVSIECQEAQDGLHIAEDHFYAEIIDPNTGEVLPYGQEGELVFTSLTKEAFPVVRYRTGDIASLNPEPCKCGRTTMRMSRIKGRVDDMLIIRGVNVFPTEIESVLLTFNQLAPHYQVVIERDGALDRFEVHCELTPAYAKELSENDSSALSSLVKEICHHIKNTLGVSVVLRVQPPSSLTRSEGKAIRVVDNRNKSQAAI
- a CDS encoding 3-hydroxyacyl-CoA dehydrogenase family protein, with the protein product MSIKTVGVIGAGTMGAGIALVCARKGHQVMLLDANQAVLDKALVYLESILTKDVEKNKISEQEMTETLELVHLVSEMEQLADCDIVIEAVPERLDLKKSIFSQLSGICREDALLLTNTSSISITEIAGGLSHPERILGFHFFNPAPVMPLVEVIRGKKSSEENVEMAYRFAQELGKVPVLVTDTPGFIVNRIARPYYNEALRILGDHVAGVEQIDRIMKLAGGFKMGPFELQDMIGIDINFATTKSVYTDFFHEGRFKPSRIQQQMVQSGSLGRKTGEGFYDYNK
- a CDS encoding enoyl-CoA hydratase-related protein, producing the protein MYETILYEVSEGIAVVTLNRPDKFNAFTAVMNKEITDALKQAQKDADVRCIVLTGAGKAFNAGQDLSDVAGGGDVDYGAFLRDRYNPMILQFQKTEKPIIAAVNGVAAGAGMSVALACDIRLASEKASFVNAFVNIGLVPDSGGCYFLPRIVGIGKALELAMTGEKVTAEEALRIGLVNQVYPAESFMEDALAYARKLASLPTKGIGLIKRTMYKGLEMGLEETLEYEAFAQEAAGSTEDHKEGVTAFMEKRAPRFTGR
- a CDS encoding EthD family reductase, whose product is MVKLVAIYRKPEDIDAFDKHYFEVHGPLAEKMPGLIKMEVSKIYGTPMGESDLHLMAEMYFESKEALTEALSSSEGRAAGKDLRGFAGPIVSMHFAEVV